A window of Benincasa hispida cultivar B227 chromosome 9, ASM972705v1, whole genome shotgun sequence genomic DNA:
AATGATTGAAAATACACTTCGAAAGCTATTTTGAATAATTGCTAAACATACcaattttttcttccaaaatgatttattttttaaattaaacatttaaaaatgcaGTCCAAATACATCCATAGTATACTTTATTGGTCGTTCACGAACGTGTATGTTTGCAAAAATTAGATCAATTTAGTTTATTGATCATGACAAAGTCTTTGGAATTATCATTAAATGCCCTGGTTTTCAAATGGCTTGTGACAGTTTGCATGGCGGCCAAGGCCACCATCCTTCTTGGGTCCAGAAAAAGAGGAAGAGATAGCAAAGAATTTGAAGAAGTACAGCAAGAAGTACGAGGCTGAAGATCAGGATGTATCTATGCTACTTAGCGAGCAGGAGCGTGAGAAACGGAGAATGTTGAAGGATGAGTGGGACAAGTGGGTGAATGAATGGAAGAGATTGCACGAAGAAGAGAAGTTGTTGCGGCAGAAGCTGCGGGATGGCGAAGCCAGCGACGAAGAAGAGGAATACGAAGCCAAAGAGGTTGAAGTCGAAGAGATTTTGGATGTGTCGGAGGAAGTTTTGTCCTTTGATTTTGGGCAGTAATGAGGTTCTTAACATAAATAACCTTATTTGCATGCACGAAATTAGGTAGCTCTGACAATGCTTTCCCCTCCTGCCATAAACCTCACCAATTACTCAATACTTTTGCCCCTTCCCCTTCTCTCAAAATGCAGCTTGGGAAATTTTCCTTCCcccttaaaatttaaatttttttgtatttgtatgCCTTTATTTGATTGTTATTGCTATTATCTCAATCAAATAACTTCTTCACATCAGTTATGTAATGTATTTTTCCCATTTCGCCCCAAACCTTCTTGCTCAACTGTCCTGACCCTGTCCTTATGAACATGAGTGTGGTAAGGCTACAAATTATTAACCCTTGGAAAGGATTTGGGGGATGTCTCTTTGCTTGAGTACATGTGAGGTTAGAGCATTGAGATTTGTATGGTTCTTGgatatgagttgagttgagtttggttggtgatttaaaaaataagaatctaaaatataataatttatcaaaaaaaaaaaaaaaaagagagttatattttatttctaccATTTTTGTGTGTTTCAACTTTTCCCCCCCTTGTTTGCATGTTTGCAAGTAGTCACCCGATAAAGattccaaattttgtttttctttagaGGAGTGGAATGGCATACAAAGAATCACTAAAAGCACACCATTTGAAAGTGGTagttcttgaaaaaaaaaaacatttttttttttggtcattttaaGCTTCTCGTCTACGTCAACAACTTGAAAGGAAAATCTAATCTAGTAGAATCTCGTATACGCCTCCAACCATGTAGAATCAAATATCACTCCTTTAAACtcttagaatttaaatttatcatttATCTAGTATATTTCTCACaaccaaattctttattaagaattaaatattttaattgtacACTCTAGACCCAacttaaaactaaaaaagttgGAGGCACAGGCAAAAAAAATTAGGTCAGTTTTTATTTTCACCTACCGTTGGGAATTGGATTCAAATTATCATTAATGAAAAGAATCAAATTCTCAACTTCATTGGACACCTAAAAAGGTATTACATTTCCAAACTTTGTTTCCTATACAAAAAAATATTCCTTTCATCATAGAAATAATATGACATTTGGACCTAACTTTttacttgtttttctttttccatatgATTCCTCCACCCTCATATCTATCacccattttttcttttcaaattcaaCCCTTTAACTAccttttaaaaacaattaaattatcggaattttttttttaaagatatttatCGATATAacttttcataatataaataactaaaaatggAGAGAAGGAGCAAATTTATCCCTAAGTTACCATGTAACACACAACTTTTACCATGGATTTAATTTTCACCAATTTTCTCAATGATAAAAAACATCtactaaaattttcattaattataatcaCCTAGACCCGTTTGGTAACCAAGTTTTATTTTTGACAATTACTATTTCAtctaaacaactttttgaaagccaCTTGATTGAAATGTgtcataggcttaattttaaaaaacaaaaacaaaaaacaaaatgattacaaaacttttgattccttcaaaatcaattctaataatatgaaaaatgcAATTATAGGTGTGATTGAGAGTGATTTTCACCATCCAACCCAGATAATCTTAGGCCATTGTTAGGTCTAATTTCTTAAATTGTTAGAATtactttttatcatttttcaaaattacttttaatcATGGTATAATGATAATCATTCAGGGGTGTTCAGTAACTTGAGTTTTAGAGGTTTAAAGATCCATTTAACTGTATGATATGAAATAATTATTAGAATTTGTACAATTAAATTGCAATTTTGAAGTTGATGACACTGAGTTGTTGATACTTTGAACATTCAAAAACATAAACTCCATTATCcaaacaaatttgaataaaaaaggaaagaaagaaagaaagaaatcatATTATTAATGTACTTCAAACTTTGAAGATTATAGAAGCAGAAGAGAAACAGAACAGGAAAATCTACAGAAAAAAAACAGAGACTttattgaagaagatgaagatgaatcTAATTAGGAGGGAAGAAGATGGCATCGGAAGCCCTCTTGGAAGAGAAGTTCTTCACCAAATCAGCATCGACGTTGAAGGCTGCCTGAATAACTTCCGGCGACAGAGATTTCCAGACGCCGATGCTGCCAGCCAAGTGAGTGAAAACAGGGTTGGGAGTGCTGATAATGGAGAACCACTCCATTCCTTCCGGATCTCCAATCTTCGATACCACGAAGAACCTCGGTACAATGAACAGATTTCCAGCTTTCACTCTTGTTTCAAGAACCTTCTTCCCATCCACTCCTACAACCTCCGCTCTTCCGCTTCCTTTCACGATGTATGTCACCTGGAATGCCGAATCACATGAGAATCCAGGCGAGCACATTGCACTTCCATCCAATCGAACCAGATCTGCTCCCAATCCAACCTCCCCTACCAGCGGCAGATTCTTCGTGTTCAGAACCACAACTCGTCCTCCGTTCTTCACATCCACATCCAGCGGCGCCTCCTCGCAATTCAATGCCATTCCGTTTCGGTGCTCTTGCTTCGGCTCTGGCATCTTCGTTCCTTCCTTCAACTTCACGATTCCGGTTCCGGTTTGGTTTTTCACCAAAGTTTTCACCGATGCCTCATCCATATCCCAGGCTCGCCCGACGAACTCCGTGGAGAAGCCGGTGAAGATTCCATTGGCACCGGTAAGGAAGAAGTCGGTAAACTCACCTGATTTGTGAGCCTTCGATGTGTCACCTAAGAACAAAACCACCAAATCGATGGCTTCTTTGTTGAACCACCACGTCACGACGCCAAACGGAAGAGCGATCGCATCACCTTTCTTGATTGCGATCACCTTCTCCTCCTTTTCCGGCAGAATAATTCCAGCTACTCCATTACCTAAAACATTTTCCacatgaaaattcaataaacactaAAAATAGATCTaaatgaatttgaatttcacatAAAACTAAATCTAGTTGAAGATCATCACAAGATTGATAAAAATACCTTGAAGAACATAAGCGACCTTGGCGGAATCAGAGTAGCGAGGGAGAGCGAAGCCATTCTTCTCGAGGGCAAGCTTGGAAGCACCAATGTTTCCTTCACGGAGCATGGGAAGCTCCTTGGGAGACCAAGCATAGTAGGAACCTCCATCACCGCCATAGATCTTCTTCGGCAATTGAGGAGTCAAATCAACATCCATAGCAACAAAAAGGAATTAGAGAATTGAtgtgatgatgaagaagaagattgggaAGTGATTTGTGAAATCTAAACTCTGAGACTCAACAACTTATAGAGAAATTACAAAACAGAAAGAAGAAGGGAATTTGGATAAACGCCGATTTCCAATAGGATTAGGAAATTTGTTACGattcttttgtttgtttttgacTTATTACTTCTCctactaattttaggaaaattattcacagtttttaatcttatttttttttatttattgagattTAGAACTACTTGAGCActttaaaaaaacttataaataaaGATTCAATGTATATCCATAATTAGTTAATTCATCAAgtaataaattcattttttagatttctaaaatcagattatgatattaaattagaggaaaagaaacaataacataatttcTAAGTCACGGTTaagaattttaaattaaaatactttaccatgtttaaaatattataaataatactAGTTTGTTATCAAATGCAATGTTTCGTAAAGTTTATAATAACTCAATTGCA
This region includes:
- the LOC120085531 gene encoding glutelin type-D 1-like, with amino-acid sequence MDVDLTPQLPKKIYGGDGGSYYAWSPKELPMLREGNIGASKLALEKNGFALPRYSDSAKVAYVLQGNGVAGIILPEKEEKVIAIKKGDAIALPFGVVTWWFNKEAIDLVVLFLGDTSKAHKSGEFTDFFLTGANGIFTGFSTEFVGRAWDMDEASVKTLVKNQTGTGIVKLKEGTKMPEPKQEHRNGMALNCEEAPLDVDVKNGGRVVVLNTKNLPLVGEVGLGADLVRLDGSAMCSPGFSCDSAFQVTYIVKGSGRAEVVGVDGKKVLETRVKAGNLFIVPRFFVVSKIGDPEGMEWFSIISTPNPVFTHLAGSIGVWKSLSPEVIQAAFNVDADLVKNFSSKRASDAIFFPPN